The Mucilaginibacter gracilis genomic interval ATATTTCAACGAGAACTACAGGTTTGATCACAACTCCAGGCAAACCGTTATACCCAACGTATCCCTCATTTTTGCGGATGATTTCTATGCCGCACTGCAATTAGGCGTGTCCATCGACCTCTATCAAAAAAACGTTCCGTTTACTACGGCTTATAACCACAACCTGGCTTATCTCCAATTACAGGTACGCTTTTAATTTTTAATCATGAAAGAGATCAATTTAAAAGCCTTCGCCATTACGCTTGTGGTAGGCCTCATCATTTGGTTCATTCCGGTGCCCGAAGGCGTTAAGCCCAATGCCTGGCATTTGCTGGCCATATTTGTAGCCACCATAGTCGGCATCATATTAAAAGCCGCGCCCATGGGTACCATGGCGATGCTGGGTATTACGCTCTGCGCCGGTACGCAGGTACTGGCCCCGGGCAACCCGGTTAAATCCATTACCAATGCCTTAAGCGGTTTTGGCAATTCCACCATCTGGCTAATCGGACTGGCATTTTTTATTGCCCGCGGCTTTATTAAAACAGGTTTGGGTAACCGGCTCGCTTATAATTTTATCAAATTGTTTGGGAAAAGCACGCTGGGTTTAGCTTACGGACTCAATACCGCCGATCTGATACTTGCACCGGCCATACCCAGTAATACGGCAAGGGCCGGAGGGGTGATCTTCCCGATCATGAAATCTATCGCGGTAAACATGGGTTCAGAGCCGGAAAAGCCGGAAACGCATCGCAAAATAGGCGCATTCCTCACATTGAGCAGTTATAATGCCAATATGATCACTTCAGTGATGTTCCTAACCGCTACGGCCAGTAACCCCATGGCGCAAAAGTTTGCTCATGATTTGGGGGTCGACATCACCTGGGGTAGCTGGGCAATGGCAGCCGCGATACCGGGTTTGGTTTGCTTTTTACTGGTGCCTTTATTCCTTTATAAATTCTACCCGCCCGAGCTCAAGCAGACCAAAGAAGCGCCTGCCATGGCGGCCGCTAAACTGAAGGAAATGGGTAAGATCTCGCTGCAGGAATGGCTGATGGTGGCTACGTTCATCGTCCTGCTGGTGCTTTGGATCTTTGGTAACCTGATGTCTATCGATGCCACTACCGGCGCGCTTATCGGCCTTTGTATCCTGCTGCTTTGCGGTGTACTAAGCTGGGAAGATGTCAAAGCTGAAAAAGGCGCATGGGATACCATTGTGTGGTTCTCGGCCCTGGTGATGATGGGCTCATATTTGAACTCTTTGGGATTGATCGGTTGGTTCGGCCATCTGGTAGGCGGCAGCATGAAGCAATTCAGCTGGCAATTGGCATTTCCTTTAATCATTCTCGTTTATTCTTATTGCCATTACCTATTCGCCAGTGCAACTGCGCAGGTGGCGGCTATGTACTCTGTGTTTTTAGCGGTGGGTATAGCCGTGGGCGTACCAGGGCCGATGCTAGCTATTTTTTTAGGTGCCTGCCCCACACTGATGGGTTCGCTAACGCACTACGGCCACGGACCTGCACCTATATTCTTCGGCAGTACTTATGTGGATATGAAGGACTGGTGGAAACAGGGCTTTTTCATGAGCGTACTGTTCCTCTTGGTTTGGTTCATTGTCGGTGGACTTTGGTGGAAGGTTATCGGCTCGTGGTAGCCAACGAATGAATCTGATTAAATAATAATTGCCGATAAAATCCAACTTATGAAACAAACAACCATTCAATATAAACTCGTAATGGCCGGCACAGGCTTGTTCCTTTGCTTTTTCCTGGTGATTCATTTGCTGGGCAACCTGCAATTGTTGTTGCCTGCCGACGAAGCTAAAGAGCAATTTAACTGGTACTCGCATTTGCTTGCCGGCAATATGCTTATAAAGATCATTTCGTGGGTACTGCTTATCTCGATCATCGCCCATGCGATTTATGCGTTGGTACTGGCCCGAAAAACCAAAAAGGCTAATGGCACCAAATACGTGTACGATAAACGCGCTGATGCCAGTCCCTGGAACAGCCGCAACATGGGTTTGCTGGGCACTGTTATCCTGACGTTCCTGGTAATCCACTTAAAGGACTTTTGGTACGTATCTGATTTTACCACTATGGGACTGGATAAGCAGGGTTATAAGGATATGTATACCGTTGTGGTATTAACCTTTCATCAATGGTGGTATGTGCTTATCTATGAGATTTCCTTTATCGCCCTGGGTTTCCACCTGCTGCATGGCTTTTTCAGCGCCGCCCGTACGCTGGGGTTGTACCATCCGAAATATGTAAAGGTCGTGCGTTATGTGGGCTGGCTGTATACCGCTTTTATTACCGGTGGTTTTATGCTGATACCCATTGTTGTTTACTTTAATAACTTATCATCATGTTAAACTCAAAAATACCCGAAGGCAATCTGGCCGATAAATGGGATAACTATAAAGAACACGTTAAGCTGGTGAACCCTGCTAACAGAAAGAAATTAGACGTTATCGTGGTGGGGACCGGACTTGCCGGCGCTTCCTGCGCCGCATCATTGGGCGAACTGGGTTATAATGTTAAATCCTTCTGTTTCCAGGATTCCCCACGCAGGGCGCATAGCGTGGCTGCACAAGGCGGTGTTAACGCGGCCAAGAATTATAAGAACGACGGCGACAGCGTGTTCCGCATGTTTTCAGATACCATTAAAGGCGGCGATTTTCGCTCCCGCGAGGCCAACGTTTACCGGCTGGCCGAATGTTCGGCCAACCTGATCGACCAGGCCGTTGCGCAGGGTGTACCGTTCGCCAGGGAGTACAGCGGCTATTTAAATAACCGTTCTTTTGGCGGTGTACAGGTATCGCGTACCTTTTATGCACGCGGGCAAACCGGTCAGCAGCTATTGTTAGGCGCATACCAGGCCTTAATGCGGCAGGTGGGAGCCAACAAAGTAAAGACCTACAGCAGGCACGAGATGCTGGACCTGGTGGTGATAGATGGTAAGGCAAAAGGCATAATCAC includes:
- a CDS encoding anion permease, producing the protein MKEINLKAFAITLVVGLIIWFIPVPEGVKPNAWHLLAIFVATIVGIILKAAPMGTMAMLGITLCAGTQVLAPGNPVKSITNALSGFGNSTIWLIGLAFFIARGFIKTGLGNRLAYNFIKLFGKSTLGLAYGLNTADLILAPAIPSNTARAGGVIFPIMKSIAVNMGSEPEKPETHRKIGAFLTLSSYNANMITSVMFLTATASNPMAQKFAHDLGVDITWGSWAMAAAIPGLVCFLLVPLFLYKFYPPELKQTKEAPAMAAAKLKEMGKISLQEWLMVATFIVLLVLWIFGNLMSIDATTGALIGLCILLLCGVLSWEDVKAEKGAWDTIVWFSALVMMGSYLNSLGLIGWFGHLVGGSMKQFSWQLAFPLIILVYSYCHYLFASATAQVAAMYSVFLAVGIAVGVPGPMLAIFLGACPTLMGSLTHYGHGPAPIFFGSTYVDMKDWWKQGFFMSVLFLLVWFIVGGLWWKVIGSW
- a CDS encoding succinate dehydrogenase cytochrome b subunit, with the protein product MKQTTIQYKLVMAGTGLFLCFFLVIHLLGNLQLLLPADEAKEQFNWYSHLLAGNMLIKIISWVLLISIIAHAIYALVLARKTKKANGTKYVYDKRADASPWNSRNMGLLGTVILTFLVIHLKDFWYVSDFTTMGLDKQGYKDMYTVVVLTFHQWWYVLIYEISFIALGFHLLHGFFSAARTLGLYHPKYVKVVRYVGWLYTAFITGGFMLIPIVVYFNNLSSC